One stretch of Schlesneria sp. DSM 10557 DNA includes these proteins:
- a CDS encoding superoxide dismutase, which produces MAFVLPPLPYATNALEPFIDAKTMEIHHTKHHQAYINNANAKLEGQPALANKSAEEIISNLAAVPEDIRTVIRNNAGGHANHSLFWTILAPHTGAEPTGELAQAINSTFGSFATLKEKFNAAATSRFGSGWAWLSFDKGKLLIESTPNQDSPLMEGRTPLLGLDVWEHAYYLHYQNRRPDYIAAFWNIVNWPEVARRYAEAKK; this is translated from the coding sequence ATGGCTTTCGTATTGCCACCATTGCCGTATGCGACGAACGCGCTCGAGCCGTTTATTGATGCCAAGACGATGGAGATTCACCACACGAAACACCATCAGGCCTACATCAACAACGCCAACGCGAAACTCGAAGGACAGCCAGCACTCGCCAATAAATCGGCGGAAGAAATCATCAGCAACCTGGCAGCCGTTCCCGAAGACATTCGCACCGTCATCCGCAATAACGCGGGCGGACATGCAAATCACTCGCTGTTCTGGACCATTCTCGCTCCTCACACCGGAGCAGAACCGACCGGCGAACTCGCCCAGGCGATCAACAGCACCTTCGGCAGCTTCGCCACGTTAAAAGAAAAATTCAACGCGGCCGCCACGAGCCGCTTCGGCAGCGGTTGGGCCTGGCTGTCGTTCGATAAGGGTAAACTGCTCATCGAAAGCACCCCAAACCAGGACAGCCCCCTGATGGAAGGCCGCACGCCACTCCTGGGACTCGACGTCTGGGAACACGCTTACTACCTGCACTACCAGAACCGCCGACCAGACTACATCGCCGCCTTCTGGAACATCGTCAACTGGCCTGAAGTTGCTCGCCGCTATGCAGAAGCAAAGAAGTAA
- a CDS encoding pyridoxal phosphate-dependent aminotransferase — MSDSWIADRMHQIDASGIRKVFDLAATMKDPINLSIGQPHFDTPDPVKKALISAVEGGKNVYSVTQGISPLREALQARVTAELGHADRQTFITSGTSGGLLLALSVLVNPGDEVIVFDPWFVMYKHLVTLAGGTCRVIDTYPDFTIDLNKVRDAITPKTKVILCNSPCNPTGHVATEEEMKGLAELAAEKNICLISDEIYRVFTYEQPFVSPAKWNDQTLVIDGFSKSHSMTGLRLGFAHGPSHLIQQMIKLQQFTFVCAPQPVQWAGLAAMSYDVSHHVADYAKKRLFLINELKDDYDIRGSGGAFYLFIKSPKGTGTEFTKRAIENGLLIIPGNVFSPHDTHFRVSFAAENETLARGVEVLKKLVRE; from the coding sequence ATGAGTGACTCCTGGATTGCTGATCGGATGCATCAGATCGATGCCTCTGGCATTCGCAAGGTCTTCGACCTGGCGGCGACGATGAAAGATCCGATCAATCTGAGTATCGGACAACCTCACTTCGATACGCCCGACCCGGTCAAGAAAGCGCTGATTTCTGCGGTCGAGGGGGGGAAGAACGTCTACAGCGTAACTCAAGGGATCTCTCCCCTCCGGGAAGCGTTACAGGCTCGAGTGACTGCGGAACTGGGGCACGCCGACCGTCAGACATTCATCACCAGTGGAACGAGTGGCGGGCTGCTTCTGGCACTTTCCGTCCTCGTGAATCCAGGTGACGAAGTCATCGTATTTGATCCCTGGTTTGTGATGTATAAGCATCTGGTCACGCTGGCTGGGGGAACCTGCCGCGTGATTGATACCTATCCTGATTTTACCATTGATCTGAACAAGGTCCGTGATGCGATCACACCGAAAACGAAGGTGATTCTGTGCAACAGCCCCTGCAATCCCACAGGGCATGTCGCGACGGAAGAAGAGATGAAAGGGCTGGCGGAACTGGCCGCCGAAAAGAACATCTGCCTCATTAGCGACGAAATCTATCGCGTCTTTACGTATGAACAACCCTTCGTCAGTCCGGCAAAGTGGAACGACCAGACACTGGTGATCGACGGATTCAGCAAGTCTCACTCGATGACCGGACTGAGGCTCGGGTTTGCTCACGGGCCTTCCCATCTGATCCAACAGATGATTAAGTTGCAGCAGTTCACCTTCGTCTGTGCACCGCAGCCCGTCCAATGGGCGGGGCTTGCAGCAATGTCGTATGACGTTTCGCATCACGTGGCCGACTATGCGAAGAAACGTCTGTTCCTGATCAACGAGTTGAAAGACGACTACGACATTCGTGGCAGTGGCGGGGCATTCTACCTGTTCATCAAGTCGCCGAAGGGGACCGGCACCGAGTTTACGAAGCGGGCGATCGAGAATGGTCTATTGATCATCCCCGGTAACGTCTTCAGTCCGCACGATACTCACTTCCGCGTCAGTTTTGCAGCCGAGAACGAGACGCTGGCGCGTGGCGTCGAAGTACTGAAAAAGCTCGTTCGCGAGTGA
- a CDS encoding FliA/WhiG family RNA polymerase sigma factor: MKVATDEEIAQVWQDFKRDQSNQNLRNALIERFLPLVRYNAERVWAKLPDGVDLNDLISAGVFGLMDAIEAFDLDRGVKFETYCVPRIRGAMLDELRTMDWVPRLVRSKASKLEAARKEAEAELGRPPSDAEIAQKMGLPMEEYDKHKSEASAVNLVSLNKKWYETDSYKDVREIDIIEDTKGEDPTDSIQKRDVMKLVTKGLNRNERLIIILYYYEELTMKEIGTTLGLSESRVSQMHSSIVARLKDQLNRRRPEFAQ, translated from the coding sequence ATGAAGGTTGCAACGGACGAAGAAATCGCCCAGGTCTGGCAGGACTTTAAGCGAGATCAATCCAATCAGAACTTGCGAAACGCTCTTATCGAGCGATTTCTTCCGCTTGTCCGATATAACGCTGAACGGGTCTGGGCCAAGCTTCCCGACGGAGTCGATCTGAACGATCTGATTTCCGCCGGAGTTTTCGGATTGATGGATGCCATCGAAGCATTTGACCTCGACCGCGGCGTCAAGTTCGAAACGTACTGCGTCCCCCGTATCCGCGGTGCCATGCTCGACGAACTGCGCACGATGGACTGGGTACCACGCCTTGTCCGTAGCAAAGCCAGCAAGCTGGAAGCGGCACGCAAGGAAGCGGAAGCCGAACTCGGCCGTCCTCCATCAGATGCAGAAATCGCCCAGAAGATGGGCCTGCCGATGGAAGAGTATGACAAGCACAAGTCAGAAGCTTCTGCCGTCAATCTCGTCAGCCTGAACAAGAAATGGTACGAAACGGACAGTTACAAAGACGTCCGCGAAATCGATATCATCGAAGATACCAAAGGGGAAGACCCCACCGACAGCATCCAGAAACGTGACGTGATGAAGCTCGTCACCAAGGGGCTGAACCGCAATGAGCGATTGATCATCATCCTCTACTACTATGAAGAGCTGACGATGAAAGAAATCGGTACCACTTTGGGACTGTCGGAATCACGCGTCAGTCAGATGCATTCCAGCATCGTCGCACGCCTGAAGGATCAGTTGAACCGCCGTCGTCCCGAATTTGCACAGTAG
- a CDS encoding flagellar biosynthesis protein FlhA, which produces MTTAVGHGPHSVAGSSLGMVFPILVVLSVLVLIAPVPPVVLDLLLAANVTASVLILLTTISVRKPLEFSVFPSLLLVTTLVRLVLNVASTRLILTQGPTAGTEAAGVVIETFGRFVAQGQLIVGLILFAIIVVIQFVVVTKGATRISEVAARFSLDSLPGKQLAIDADVAAGTITQEQARLRRQELTDQADFHAAMDGAGKFVRGDAIAGVLITVINLVGGLSIGVIQHGMSIPNALEVYSTLTIGDGLVSQVPGFLIAIAAGLLATRSSRESNLSHDAAHQMFQEPTALFLAAAFASALAFTGLPMIPLATLAVGCVLIGLSVKSVTSSKTQAAASANSSPAVNSTQVHSVSPAQFKREQRPEDKLAIEPIELELGFRLIKLADPDAGGDLMDRVTQLRNKIALELGIILPKVKIRDSLRLSDCGYRIKLRNVTVASGVLRPEMLLAVNTGLVSGEVNGQDVIEPSTGRAAKWIESSQVENAKVCGYKVVEPAVVLMAHLAEIVKTHADELLTRQHVHQLLETLARTSPKVVEELIPTLLKPAQVHQILCNLLRENVPVRDLETILETLGTYADQTTNITTLTELVRNALSRTICQQYRDANRVIHAITLDPALEDVLCGGFEGSERGLSIKLTPQIIEGVTHELSRQTSRLTREGYLPVVVCSAQVRPVLRQITQSSLPKLAVLSLQEISRDTVVQPHGQVPINSIKIPQKRPLDGQKRHPLVAAMT; this is translated from the coding sequence ATGACCACTGCTGTCGGACACGGTCCGCACTCTGTTGCAGGAAGTTCCCTGGGAATGGTTTTTCCAATCCTGGTGGTCCTTTCCGTCCTGGTGCTGATTGCCCCCGTGCCGCCAGTCGTCCTGGACCTCTTGCTCGCTGCTAACGTAACCGCATCCGTCCTGATCCTGCTGACGACGATTTCTGTTCGTAAACCACTGGAGTTCAGCGTCTTTCCGTCACTCCTGCTGGTGACGACTCTGGTTCGGCTCGTTCTGAACGTTGCTTCGACTCGCCTGATTCTGACTCAGGGGCCCACCGCAGGAACAGAGGCCGCCGGTGTCGTCATCGAAACCTTCGGACGATTCGTTGCTCAGGGGCAACTGATCGTTGGCCTGATCCTGTTTGCAATTATCGTGGTGATTCAGTTTGTGGTCGTCACAAAGGGTGCCACGAGAATCAGCGAAGTCGCTGCACGGTTCTCGCTCGACAGTCTCCCCGGCAAGCAATTGGCGATTGATGCCGACGTAGCTGCCGGGACGATCACCCAGGAACAGGCACGACTCCGTCGTCAGGAACTGACCGATCAGGCAGATTTTCATGCCGCCATGGATGGAGCCGGTAAATTTGTTCGCGGTGATGCGATCGCAGGCGTCCTGATCACTGTCATCAATCTTGTTGGCGGCTTGTCTATCGGCGTCATTCAGCATGGCATGTCCATCCCCAATGCACTGGAAGTTTACTCAACCCTGACTATCGGAGACGGTCTTGTCTCGCAGGTTCCCGGATTTCTGATCGCAATCGCTGCAGGGTTACTGGCGACACGAAGTTCTCGCGAGTCGAACCTGTCTCACGATGCGGCTCACCAGATGTTCCAGGAGCCCACGGCACTATTCCTGGCGGCGGCCTTCGCATCCGCTCTGGCCTTCACCGGCCTGCCCATGATTCCTCTGGCGACTTTGGCCGTCGGCTGTGTTCTGATCGGACTGAGCGTCAAATCAGTCACCTCGTCGAAAACACAAGCCGCTGCCTCTGCGAACAGCTCTCCGGCAGTAAATTCGACTCAAGTACATTCCGTCTCGCCCGCTCAGTTCAAGCGTGAGCAGCGTCCAGAAGATAAACTGGCCATTGAACCAATCGAACTTGAACTCGGCTTTCGCCTGATCAAGTTGGCCGACCCCGATGCCGGGGGCGATCTGATGGACCGGGTCACTCAGTTGCGAAACAAGATTGCGTTGGAGCTGGGAATCATCCTGCCGAAGGTCAAAATTCGCGACAGCCTGCGATTGAGCGACTGCGGTTATCGAATCAAGCTTCGAAATGTCACGGTGGCCTCCGGCGTACTTCGCCCCGAAATGCTGCTCGCAGTCAACACCGGGCTGGTCAGCGGCGAGGTGAACGGCCAGGACGTCATCGAACCATCCACCGGTCGCGCCGCGAAATGGATTGAGTCATCGCAAGTCGAGAATGCAAAGGTCTGCGGATATAAGGTCGTCGAGCCCGCCGTCGTGCTGATGGCTCACCTGGCCGAGATCGTCAAAACACATGCAGACGAGCTGCTGACCCGACAGCATGTTCATCAGCTACTGGAAACACTCGCCCGAACCTCACCCAAGGTGGTCGAAGAACTGATCCCAACGCTTCTGAAACCAGCTCAAGTCCACCAGATCCTTTGCAATCTTCTGCGAGAAAACGTTCCGGTTCGAGACCTTGAAACGATCCTGGAGACTCTCGGAACTTACGCAGATCAGACCACCAATATCACGACGTTGACCGAACTCGTTCGCAACGCCCTCAGTCGCACAATCTGTCAACAGTACCGCGATGCAAATCGAGTGATTCATGCAATCACTCTCGATCCGGCACTCGAAGACGTTCTCTGCGGCGGCTTTGAAGGATCTGAACGAGGCCTTTCAATCAAGTTAACGCCGCAAATCATTGAAGGTGTCACTCACGAACTTTCACGTCAGACAAGCCGGTTGACTCGCGAAGGATATCTTCCAGTCGTCGTCTGCTCGGCACAGGTTCGCCCCGTCCTTCGGCAAATCACCCAAAGCTCGCTCCCCAAACTTGCAGTACTCAGCCTGCAGGAGATCTCCCGGGATACGGTGGTTCAGCCACATGGGCAAGTTCCAATCAACTCCATCAAGATTCCTCAGAAGAGGCCCCTCGATGGACAAAAACGTCACCCGCTGGTCGCAGCCATGACGTGA
- a CDS encoding replication-associated recombination protein A: MALFDRLEAEHRNAVRPLAARMRPRTLSEFVGQHHILAPGKLLRRMLEADRISSVVFYGPPGTGKTSLAELIAKHTKRTFRSLNAAAAGVKELRDVLDKARADVSTGGNRTVLFIDELHHFNKQQQNVLLPDVEDGIVSLVAATTANPFFAFISPLLSRSQIFELQPLSTEDVVYLLEAALKDAVRGLGAKKVTATPEALQFLATVCDGDARRALTALEIGVLSLDPKTAEFDLAAAEESIQKKQIRYDADGDDHYDAASAMIKSIRGSDPDAAIYWMARMLAAGEEPRFVARRLVISAAEDIGNADPHGLVLAQSAAAATEFIGMPECRIILAQAVTYLALAQKSNAAYKAIDAAMEDVTNSRLLPVPVHLRDAHYQGAARLEHGKGYEYPHDAPEGWIAQDYLGVDRSYYEPVERGAETEMKRRLDQLRQMRRTAPDSQPE, translated from the coding sequence ATGGCCTTGTTCGACCGGCTGGAAGCAGAGCATCGCAACGCGGTTCGCCCCTTAGCCGCGCGGATGCGACCAAGAACACTGAGTGAATTTGTCGGACAGCACCATATCCTCGCCCCCGGCAAGCTTCTCCGCCGGATGCTGGAGGCGGACCGAATCTCATCGGTTGTTTTCTACGGGCCACCGGGAACAGGCAAGACATCCCTGGCCGAACTCATCGCCAAACACACCAAGCGAACGTTCCGTTCGTTGAACGCTGCCGCTGCGGGAGTCAAAGAGCTGCGCGACGTGCTCGACAAAGCACGCGCGGATGTTTCCACTGGCGGAAACCGGACAGTTCTCTTCATCGACGAACTGCACCATTTCAACAAACAGCAACAGAATGTCCTCTTGCCCGATGTGGAGGATGGAATTGTCTCACTTGTCGCAGCGACGACGGCCAATCCCTTCTTCGCGTTTATTTCGCCCTTGCTGAGCCGCAGCCAGATCTTTGAGTTGCAACCCCTCTCGACGGAGGATGTCGTTTACCTGCTCGAAGCCGCACTCAAAGACGCCGTGCGGGGTCTGGGAGCAAAAAAAGTCACAGCGACACCTGAGGCACTGCAATTTCTGGCCACCGTCTGCGATGGCGATGCCCGCCGGGCGTTGACCGCCCTGGAAATCGGCGTGTTGTCGCTCGATCCGAAGACCGCTGAGTTTGATCTGGCCGCGGCCGAAGAATCGATCCAGAAAAAGCAGATTCGCTACGACGCCGATGGAGATGATCACTACGACGCAGCGAGCGCCATGATCAAGAGTATCCGTGGCAGCGACCCGGACGCAGCCATCTACTGGATGGCCCGGATGCTGGCAGCGGGCGAGGAACCCCGGTTTGTCGCACGTCGGCTGGTGATCTCGGCCGCTGAAGACATCGGTAATGCGGATCCCCACGGCCTGGTCCTGGCCCAGTCCGCGGCAGCCGCCACGGAATTCATCGGAATGCCGGAATGCCGAATCATTCTCGCCCAGGCAGTGACCTATCTGGCCCTCGCACAGAAATCGAATGCGGCTTACAAGGCCATCGACGCTGCGATGGAGGATGTCACCAATTCACGACTGCTGCCCGTCCCAGTCCATCTGCGGGACGCACACTACCAAGGTGCAGCCAGACTCGAGCATGGCAAGGGTTACGAATACCCGCACGACGCCCCTGAGGGCTGGATCGCTCAGGATTATCTGGGAGTCGATCGCAGTTACTACGAACCGGTTGAGCGGGGCGCGGAAACAGAGATGAAGCGACGACTGGATCAACTGCGACAAATGCGCAGAACGGCACCGGATTCTCAACCTGAGTAA
- a CDS encoding mandelate racemase/muconate lactonizing enzyme family protein — translation MNPIRTNRRNFLVYGAMASGAFLAAWGRGRFPEPLRAAEEAAPSGAPKLKIASVKTYLLRTTLKRPFGVSVSLPLDSTREVLLVKIESDSGLVGWGETIPIGGIRAAIDEVLAPQLIGKNPLEYRRLWRQMWGANFGNGLAVGGVDIALNDLRGKALNLPVAELFGGRLRDRIPAYASAMNYLEGLQPEDHYAEEAVEKKKLGFKAMKMRLGRYSVAREAKVAEAVRDAVGPDILLMADGNGAYTLESAVRMGNVLNRLGFEAFEEPLPQSPRYAGYEELRRKLPLSLAAGEVVDSRASAKDLIDRRAMDIIQPDISLCGGLGEALYIAETAALSGIRCIPHCWGSDILIAATTHLVSLLPDPHWGLPTDTPLLELDQSENPWRDGIAKGSFPLKDGLIDVPTGPGLGITVDEDFVRTYAVS, via the coding sequence ATGAATCCAATTCGAACCAATCGACGGAATTTTCTGGTTTATGGCGCGATGGCATCCGGCGCCTTCCTCGCGGCATGGGGGAGAGGAAGGTTTCCAGAACCGCTGAGAGCTGCCGAAGAGGCAGCGCCTTCTGGGGCTCCCAAGCTCAAAATTGCTTCGGTCAAAACCTATTTGCTCCGGACAACTTTGAAGCGTCCTTTCGGCGTGTCCGTCTCCCTACCTCTCGATTCCACGCGAGAAGTCCTGCTCGTCAAAATTGAATCCGATTCGGGACTGGTCGGCTGGGGCGAAACCATTCCGATTGGGGGCATTCGAGCGGCAATCGACGAGGTGCTGGCCCCTCAGCTCATTGGGAAAAATCCCCTTGAATACCGTCGACTCTGGCGGCAAATGTGGGGAGCGAACTTCGGAAACGGACTTGCGGTAGGGGGAGTGGACATCGCCCTTAACGATCTGCGAGGAAAAGCCCTCAACTTACCCGTTGCAGAACTCTTCGGTGGACGACTCCGCGACCGGATCCCCGCCTACGCATCGGCCATGAACTACCTGGAAGGCCTTCAGCCGGAAGATCACTACGCCGAAGAGGCAGTCGAGAAGAAGAAACTCGGCTTCAAAGCGATGAAAATGCGACTGGGACGATATTCCGTCGCCCGTGAAGCCAAAGTCGCTGAAGCTGTCAGAGACGCAGTCGGTCCCGACATTCTGCTGATGGCCGACGGAAACGGGGCCTACACGCTGGAATCGGCAGTCAGGATGGGAAATGTTTTGAATCGACTCGGCTTCGAAGCGTTTGAAGAACCACTTCCCCAGTCCCCTCGCTATGCCGGGTATGAAGAATTGCGTCGGAAGCTCCCCTTATCGTTGGCTGCGGGGGAAGTGGTTGACTCCCGAGCCAGCGCCAAGGATCTGATCGACCGGCGGGCGATGGACATTATCCAGCCCGATATCAGTCTGTGTGGAGGCCTGGGTGAAGCCCTTTACATTGCCGAGACTGCTGCCCTTTCCGGCATCCGTTGCATCCCGCACTGCTGGGGGAGTGACATCCTGATCGCCGCCACAACCCACCTTGTCTCTTTGCTGCCCGACCCACACTGGGGCCTGCCTACTGACACGCCCCTTCTGGAACTCGATCAGTCCGAAAACCCGTGGCGCGACGGAATCGCCAAGGGCTCGTTCCCTCTCAAAGATGGTCTCATCGATGTACCGACCGGTCCGGGACTGGGAATCACCGTCGATGAGGACTTTGTGAGAACCTACGCGGTGTCGTGA
- a CDS encoding aspartate kinase, whose protein sequence is MALIVQKFGGSSVADAQRIMSAAKRAVDAKRAGNQVVMVISARGDKTDELIDLARQVSEVPPPREMDMLLATGEQESVALVAMAVQALGEPAISLTGYQIGILTDSTYTKARIREIKTDRMRKALAEGKIVVAAGFQGIDDDFNITTLGRGGSDTTATALAAVLEADVCEIYTDVEGIFTTDPRMIKNARKLPRISYDEMLELTSLGGGKMHSRSIEFAKKYRVLLQVRPAYTDGEGTLIAPLQDGTVPMVTGVALVKSEAIVNLRQLPDRPGVLATLFTKMAERRIPIDMVIQDIAEEGIAEVTFTVPQDDLAEALTAAEQAVRALGFGEVHHGTNVAKVSVVGAGMRTHTGVAAQMFKSLSDSGVNIQMITTSEIKISVLVNRDQREQALKSVHEGFQLDQEISTPPAIGFAQIGKPKSHVSRDELERDVVSRLASMEDIVVSEVQLDTNQSRITVRNIADQPGVAAEIFAAVAEGGVMVDLIVQNIGHGHQADISFTVPRTDLERCLLLLRELVERWPGTNVSFEKEIAMLSVMGIGLRSHTGVGEKMFRALASAAVNIQMVNTSEIRISAVVAPKDATKAHTALLNVFGREH, encoded by the coding sequence GTGGCGTTGATCGTACAAAAATTCGGTGGCTCCAGTGTCGCGGATGCTCAAAGAATCATGTCCGCAGCCAAGCGGGCTGTAGACGCGAAACGAGCCGGCAACCAGGTTGTGATGGTCATTAGTGCTCGTGGAGACAAAACGGACGAACTGATCGACCTCGCCCGCCAAGTCAGTGAAGTTCCGCCTCCACGGGAAATGGACATGCTTCTGGCGACCGGTGAGCAGGAATCTGTTGCCCTGGTCGCTATGGCGGTTCAGGCCTTGGGTGAACCGGCCATCAGCCTGACCGGTTACCAGATCGGTATCCTCACCGATTCGACCTATACGAAGGCACGAATTCGCGAAATCAAAACAGACCGCATGCGGAAAGCCCTTGCCGAAGGGAAGATCGTCGTCGCCGCTGGCTTTCAGGGGATCGATGACGACTTCAACATCACGACCCTGGGAAGGGGTGGAAGTGATACCACCGCGACGGCGCTGGCGGCGGTGCTGGAAGCGGATGTTTGTGAAATCTACACCGATGTCGAGGGGATTTTCACGACCGACCCGCGGATGATTAAGAATGCTCGCAAGCTTCCCCGGATTTCTTACGACGAGATGCTGGAACTGACCAGTCTCGGCGGCGGAAAGATGCACTCGCGTTCCATCGAGTTCGCCAAGAAATACCGTGTCCTCCTGCAGGTGCGGCCTGCCTACACGGACGGCGAAGGAACACTCATCGCCCCACTTCAGGACGGCACGGTTCCAATGGTGACCGGCGTGGCTCTCGTCAAGAGCGAGGCGATCGTGAATCTGCGTCAGCTCCCCGACCGCCCCGGGGTGCTGGCAACTCTGTTTACCAAGATGGCCGAACGTCGGATTCCGATCGACATGGTGATCCAGGACATCGCCGAAGAAGGGATCGCCGAGGTCACCTTCACCGTGCCGCAGGACGATCTGGCCGAAGCACTCACCGCGGCGGAACAGGCTGTACGGGCCTTGGGATTCGGGGAAGTCCATCACGGTACAAACGTCGCGAAAGTCTCGGTTGTCGGTGCGGGAATGCGAACCCACACCGGCGTCGCAGCTCAGATGTTCAAATCGCTTTCGGATTCGGGCGTCAACATCCAGATGATCACGACCAGCGAAATCAAGATCTCGGTCCTGGTCAACCGCGACCAGCGTGAACAGGCACTGAAGTCCGTTCACGAAGGGTTCCAACTGGATCAGGAAATCTCGACCCCGCCTGCAATCGGCTTTGCACAGATCGGAAAACCCAAGTCGCACGTTTCGCGTGATGAACTCGAACGAGACGTCGTTTCCCGGCTGGCGAGCATGGAAGACATTGTTGTCAGTGAGGTTCAACTCGACACAAACCAGTCCCGGATCACGGTTCGCAATATCGCGGATCAGCCTGGAGTGGCTGCCGAAATTTTCGCGGCGGTCGCCGAAGGTGGCGTGATGGTCGACCTGATTGTGCAGAATATCGGACACGGTCATCAGGCCGATATCTCGTTCACCGTCCCGCGAACGGATCTGGAACGCTGTCTGCTATTACTGCGTGAACTGGTCGAGCGATGGCCGGGGACCAACGTCAGCTTCGAGAAAGAAATCGCCATGCTTTCAGTCATGGGGATTGGACTGCGAAGTCATACTGGGGTCGGCGAGAAGATGTTCCGCGCGCTGGCTTCTGCGGCTGTGAACATCCAGATGGTCAACACCAGCGAGATTCGAATCAGTGCGGTCGTGGCTCCCAAGGACGCCACAAAAGCACATACTGCCCTGCTGAATGTTTTTGGCCGGGAACACTGA
- a CDS encoding YihY/virulence factor BrkB family protein, which translates to MFHFLWRLVSGSMSEFVNDRGARLGAALAFYSTFSVAPLLVISIGIASLFFGADAVQGQLKQQLDGFVGEDSAEGIQAMITAASKEKHVGLVSSILGVVALLFGATGVFVELKDSMNTIWGVKVKPGLGVWGLVKDRALSFAMVLSIGFLLLVSLCLSTLLSTISHWIDVPVLSPQIVDYVSSSVVIPILFMFIFKFLPDAHVKWQDVWIGAIVTSLLFTFGRYLIGLYLAKAAVSSAYGAAGSLAVFLLWTYYSSQILFFGAEFTQVYAQLRGHHIVPTEHAVTAEPEE; encoded by the coding sequence ATGTTTCACTTCCTCTGGCGACTTGTATCCGGCTCCATGTCCGAATTTGTCAACGACCGTGGTGCCCGTCTCGGAGCGGCCCTGGCGTTCTACTCAACCTTTTCCGTTGCACCGTTGCTGGTGATCTCAATCGGTATTGCCAGTCTGTTTTTCGGAGCCGATGCCGTCCAGGGACAGCTCAAACAGCAGTTGGATGGATTCGTCGGTGAAGACAGTGCCGAGGGGATCCAGGCCATGATCACTGCGGCGAGTAAAGAAAAGCATGTCGGCCTGGTCTCTTCGATCCTGGGAGTCGTCGCGCTGTTGTTTGGAGCGACAGGAGTCTTCGTCGAGCTCAAAGATTCGATGAATACGATCTGGGGAGTTAAAGTGAAACCCGGCCTGGGAGTCTGGGGACTGGTGAAAGACCGGGCCCTATCGTTTGCCATGGTCCTGTCAATCGGGTTTCTGCTGCTGGTTTCGCTTTGCCTCAGCACCCTGCTGTCGACCATCAGTCACTGGATCGACGTGCCTGTGTTGTCGCCGCAGATTGTCGATTACGTCAGCTCGTCTGTCGTGATCCCGATTCTGTTCATGTTTATCTTCAAATTCCTGCCGGATGCGCACGTGAAATGGCAGGATGTCTGGATCGGTGCCATTGTGACGTCGTTGCTCTTCACATTCGGCCGGTACTTGATTGGATTGTACCTCGCGAAAGCGGCAGTCTCGTCAGCGTATGGGGCGGCCGGATCGCTGGCCGTGTTTCTGTTGTGGACATATTACTCGTCGCAGATCCTGTTTTTCGGTGCGGAGTTCACACAGGTCTATGCCCAGTTGCGGGGCCATCATATTGTTCCCACTGAACATGCCGTCACGGCAGAGCCTGAAGAATAG
- a CDS encoding transporter, translating into MQQSNLAIIVTLAFRIVGVCGDYFLKLASQQKDSLRSPWFYVGFVLYASTAFGWVFVMKQLKLATVSVVYSVSMVLLLTTIGVVFFQESLSSLEIVGLWRWPSARSFS; encoded by the coding sequence ATGCAACAGTCGAACCTGGCGATCATCGTCACTCTGGCTTTCCGCATTGTCGGAGTCTGTGGGGACTACTTTCTGAAACTGGCGAGCCAGCAGAAGGATTCCCTCCGGTCCCCCTGGTTTTACGTCGGTTTCGTTTTGTACGCATCCACCGCCTTTGGTTGGGTGTTCGTGATGAAGCAACTCAAGCTCGCGACCGTCAGCGTGGTCTACTCTGTCTCAATGGTTCTCCTGCTGACCACGATTGGAGTCGTCTTCTTTCAGGAAAGTCTCAGTTCACTTGAGATCGTCGGCTTGTGGCGATGGCCATCGGCGCGCTCGTTCTCTTAA